A stretch of the Candidatus Jettenia sp. AMX2 genome encodes the following:
- a CDS encoding toll/interleukin-1 receptor domain-containing protein: protein MTPSERINVISEISRRLSGADWPLIDQTLRQFSLPWSDTWSGDKDVYIIQMIENADDEKLLELAHHVGIEVGRGPVGIDPPFWKDGHLRIFLSHLAEHRAFAGSLKEELDSYGISCFVAHDDIEPTTEWEDQILLALSTCEVLVALLHSGFKSSNWTDQEVGFCMGRGIPSFSIRFDQDPYGFIGRFQAFNGVRKDPDVLAQEIFDKLRTHKQTKRRMAEIIVSRFENSYSFQNAKSNMSLLEDLEVWNPGFSQRIRDAVNSNSQVSGSWGVPGRVETLCKKWES from the coding sequence ATGACCCCATCTGAGCGGATCAATGTGATCTCCGAAATCTCGAGGAGGCTTTCTGGGGCCGACTGGCCACTGATTGATCAGACGCTAAGGCAGTTCAGTCTCCCATGGTCAGATACGTGGTCTGGTGACAAAGACGTCTACATCATCCAGATGATTGAGAATGCGGACGATGAGAAGCTTCTTGAGCTCGCGCATCATGTAGGGATTGAAGTTGGCAGGGGGCCTGTTGGAATAGACCCTCCTTTCTGGAAGGACGGACATCTACGGATATTTCTTTCACATTTGGCCGAGCACCGAGCTTTCGCTGGCTCACTCAAGGAAGAGTTGGATAGCTACGGAATATCCTGTTTCGTGGCTCATGATGATATTGAGCCAACGACGGAATGGGAAGACCAGATATTACTTGCGCTCTCCACATGTGAAGTCCTTGTTGCCTTATTGCATTCGGGATTCAAATCTAGCAATTGGACGGATCAGGAAGTAGGTTTCTGTATGGGGCGAGGAATTCCTTCCTTTTCTATCCGATTCGATCAAGATCCGTATGGGTTTATTGGCAGGTTTCAGGCCTTTAACGGAGTTAGGAAAGACCCGGATGTCTTAGCACAGGAAATTTTTGATAAGCTCCGCACACACAAGCAGACAAAGCGGCGTATGGCAGAGATTATCGTGTCTCGCTTCGAAAATTCATACAGCTTCCAGAATGCGAAGAGCAATATGAGCCTTCTGGAAGATTTAGAGGTTTGGAACCCAGGCTTTTCGCAACGGATCAGGGATGCCGTCAATTCGAACTCACAAGTCTCCGGTTCTTGGGGAGTTCCTGGGCGCGTTGAGACTCTGTGCAAGAAGTGGGAGTCATAA